Below is a genomic region from Candidatus Krumholzibacteriota bacterium.
CCTCGCGACAACCCGGTGACACGGCAGAGCGACGCCGGTATCTCCCGAAGGAAGCGCGATGGCGCATTGTCGGTCCACGATCCGTACCGCATCCGGTTCGAGGCGGAAAAGAGGAAGAGCCGTTCCCTGGCCCGGGTCATCCCGACGTAGAAGAGCCGCCGCTCCTCCTCGAGCTCGTCGTCGTCGTCGCTGCTGGCGAAGTGCGGCAACAGCCCCTCGTCGAGCCCCGTAACGAGGATGGCGCGGTACTCGAGCCCCTTGGAGTTGTGCAGGGTCATCAAGGCCACCGTCTCCTCGCCCCGCAGCGCATCGACGTCGCTGAAGAGGGCGATCTCCTCGAGAAAGGCGGAAAGCGATTTGTTTTCCGACGCGTCCGCGAAACGGCGGGTCTCGACGCGGAGTTCGTCGACGTTCTCCTGGCGAATCTGCGCCGTCTTCGGATCCTCCATGAGATGGTCGATGTACCCCGATTCCTCGATGGCGGCGTCGAGCACGTCGTGAGCGGTTCCTCTCGCCGCGACGAGCCTGAGCTTCGCCATCAGGGCGGCGAAGATCGTCACGCGGTCGCGCTGTCCCCGCGGAAAGCGATCGAGGGTCTCCGGATCGGTGATCGTGTCGAGAAGACTCCGTCCCGCCGCCTCGCGCTCGATCCGATCCATCGTCACCTGCCCGATGCCGCGCCGCGGGACGTTCACGACCCGGCGGAAATTGACGTCGTCGTCCGGGTTCGCGACGAGCTTGAGATAGCCGAGGAGATCCTTGATCTCCTTCCGTTCGTAGAAACGGACGCCGCCGATGATCTGGTAGGGCAGGCCGCCCCGGCGCAGGGCGTTCTCGATGGCGCGGGACTGCGCGTGGGTCCGGTAGAGAACGGCGATCTCGTCGCGACGGCAACCGCCGCGGATCAGCGAAAGGATCGTCTCGCGCACCGCGTACGCCTCCCCCTCCTCGTCGTCGTCGTAGCGGATCTCGACCGGCTCCCCCCTGCCGCATTTCGACCAGAGCGTCTTCCCCTTCCGCCCGGCGTTGTGCCGGATGACGGCGTTCGCCGCCTCGAGGATGCTGTTCGTCGAACGGTAATTCTCCTCGAGCCTGATCGTCGTGGTGTTCTCGTAGACCCGGTCGAACTGCAGGATATTGTCGATCGAGGCGCCTCGCCAGCCGTAGATGGCCTGGTCGTCGTCGCCGACGACGAAGAGGTTGCGGTGGAGCGAGGAGAGCTGGTCGATCATGACCATCTGGATGCGGTTCGTGTCCTGGAACTCGTCGACGAGGACGTACTTGAATTGCCTGGCGTACCGCTGGCGGACCTTCGGATGCGCGGTGAAGAGTTCGACGACCCTGACGATCAGGTCGTCGAAATCGAAGGCGTTGCAGGCCGCGAGCCCCGCGGCGTATCGCTCGTAGATACGTGCCTGGTTCTCCTCGATCGGGTCGCCGGCGGCCTCGAGCGCCGCCGCCGGCGTGACGAGGGCGTTCTTCCAGCTCGAGATGCGGCCGCGAAGGGAGGACGGCGGATACTCGTCGGTCTTGAGACCCTTCTTCTTCAGGACGGCCTTGATGAGGGAGATTGAATCGTCCTCGTCATAGATGGCGAAGCTGTTCCTGAATCCGATATGGTGCGCCTCCCGGCGCAGGATGCGGAGTCCCGTCGCGTGGAATGTCCCCACCCAGAATGGCAGGTCGCGCTTCAGCGTCCGTCCGACGCGTCCGCGCATCTCCCCCGCCGCCTTGTTGGTGAAGGTGAAGGCGAGGATGCGTTCTGGCGGAATGCGTTTCTCCCTGATCAGGAAGGCGATCCGCTCGGTGAGGACGCGCGTCTTCCCGCTTCCCGCCCCGGCGAGCACGAGCACGTATCCCTCGGTGGCAAGCACCGCCTCCCGCTGCCGCGGGTTGAGCTCGTCAAGCATGAGGATATCCCTTTTCCCTCCCGTGAAAGCCGATGACGGATCGATTGACGCCGTCAGAACTGCGGCCCCAGGTAGAAGTGGAAGACCGACCCGCCTGTCCGGTTGAAATCGGTCGGCCAGCCGAACTGGAAGTTCATGATCAGCCAGCCCAGCCGCATGTAGAGCCCGATGCCGAAATCGCTGTAGAAATCGATGTCGTTGATCGTCGTCGGCTCGATGCCGGACGGGAGCGGCTCCACGTACCTCCCCTCGCCCCAGACGGCGCCCGAATCGAGGAAGAGCGTCCCCCCGACGTTCGTGAGGGCCCACTGCGCCGGCCATCCGAACACGAGGGCGTCGATCAGCGGGTAGCGGTATTCGAGGTTGAAAAGCATCATGCGGGGACCCTGGAACTGGAGATAGTCGTACCCGCGCATCGTCAGGGGGCCGCCGAGGAAGAAGAAGCGCCGGTCCTCGCCGGTCGAGACCGAGCCGATCGCGCGGAAGGCGAGATAGTTGCGGTAGAAGAGGGGCAGGTACTTCCGGTAATCGGCGAATGCGGTCGTCCGCGACACGTCGTCGCCGGAGAAGGAGAGGCCGCGGGAGACGCTCAGCATGTACCGCGTCCCGATCACCGGCCCGAAGGAACCGAAGTACGCCGAATCGTGGACGAGCGTCAGCGCGGGCTGGACCAGGCGTCTCGTCGATTTCTCCCCGGGTACGTAGACGTATCCCGAGACGGATGACGGATCGTACGCGTAGTAGTCGAAGAACTCCCTTTCGCTGATGTAGGCCTGCAGCTCGAGATCGAGCCGGGTGAACGTCGAGAAGGGGAAGCTCGCCGATCCGAACGCGCCGTAGTTCCGTTCGGTGAAGTACCGGTAATCGTAGAAGGTCTCGCCGATCGACGAGATGCGCGAGTTCAGGTAGTTCTTGAACTGGAAGATGCCGAAGGAATAATCGATCCGTTTCCGGAGATAATGGTAGGCGAGCATCATGTCGCTGTCCTCGAGCGACCGGTAGATATTGAACGCCACGTAGATGTGGTGATCGCCCATGAGATCGCTGAAGGCGATCTGGTTCATCAAACCGAAGCCGTACCCCGTGGAGAAGAAGAGCCCCATGCCGTTGCCGATGTAATCCGGTTTGAACTTGAGATGGTAGGGCTGGACCGTGCCCACCTGCGACCGCATCCGCTCTCGGATCGCCTCGAGCGTGTCGGGATCGATGTCTTTTTCGCTGTCCTCGTCGACCGAGACGGCCGGCCAAATCCTTCGATCGCCCGGCGCGTCCGGCGGATCGAACGGCAGGCCGCCCCTCACGACGCCGGTGAACCGCAGCCGCTTCGCGATCCGTTCGTCGACCGCGCCGGGACCCGGGACGCTCGGCCATGAGACGGTGTCGGGTTCCGCGACAACCGCCGTGTCGGGCGAACCGGGCACCCCGTCGTTATCCGGGACGGCCCGCGCGACGTCCACGTCGCCCGTTTCCGGCGCGGCGTCCGGGCCGGAACGAGGGGAGAACGAAGCCGCCGTCTCCTCGTCCTCCGTTCCGGAAGCGACGATCGAATTTCCCGTCGACCAGGATTCCTTCGACTTGTCGGAGAAGCTGTCCATCATGAAGAGATCGTACCCGGCGTAGGAGAAGGCGGAGAATACGAGCCGATCCTTTTCGTGCGAGTAATCGGCCTGCTGGATGCCGCCGAGGACGTCGGTGAAGCGGTAGTAGCTGCCGAACCGCAAGGAGCCGCGGTAGAGGTTGAGAATCCCCTCCTCGTCGGAGACGAAGATGATCTCCTCTCCTCCCGGAAGGACGATTGGCGATCGATCGTCGCCGGACGTCGCTATGAGCTCCCGCGTGCTCCCCGTCGCGACATCGACGCTCCAGATGTCCCCGCTCGAATGCTCGACGTTCTCCGGGGCGAAGAAATCGATGTTCGCGATGCGTTCGATCCCGAGACTGTCGGGAAGAAAGACCGGGTCGACGGCCGTCCGCCTGACGCGCGTGTACGCGATTCTGTCGCCGCCGGGGAACCATCGCGGTTCCTTCTCGTCCTCCACGTCGTCGGTGACCTGCCTGAGCGTGCCGGCGCCGATGTCGTACACGTAGATGTCGGTCTGTCCGTGGTCGGTGCCGACGACGGCGATGCGCCCGCCGTCGGGCGACCAGGCGGGGCTGTGGAAGAAGTCGATCGGAAGCGCGATCTCGTCGGTGATATCGCCGCCGGGCACGCTGAGCACGAAGAGTTTGTCCCGTCCATTCGACTTCGCGACGAACGCGATCGACCCGCCGTCGGGACTGAAGGAGAGCAGGGACCGCATCGACTTGATCGACTCGAACTGCGTCGACATCTGCGCCTGCAGGAGGCGTTTCTCGACCTTGCCGGTGAGCGCGTTCATGAGGTAGATCGCGTCGAGCCCCTTGCGGTCGGAGTAGTAGACGATCCAGTCCCCGTCGGGCGAGAAGGCCGGCTTCGTGTTCATGAAATGATGATGCTTTATATGGTCGGTGAGCCTGCGGCCGAACTCCTCGGGCTCCTTCTTGTCGGCGTAGAGCGGCCAGTAAAGCCGCCGCAAACTCTTCTTCCAGTCCTTCGTGAGCTGCTCCGTGCCGATGCCGATCGTGTTCCGCAGGGCCAGCTCCATCGAGCGCTGATACCGGAGATGCTCCATGATCTCCTTGACCTTCCGCAGCCCGTACGTCTCTGCGATGTAATGTATCGCCGACTGCCCCGCCTTGTAGTTCATGTACCCGGACGCGTAATCGAGGTTGTACGGAAGGTAGTCGAAGACGGTCGCGTCCCGCATGTACATCTCGACTTCCTCGTCGTAGCCGGCCGAGTAGAACTCGGAGATCCCCTCGGCGAACCAGAGCGGGATCCGGAAGAGGAGACCGCGGGAGAAGACGGACTTGAGGAGGGACCCGTAGATGATGTCGAATTCGAAGATATGGATGAGCTCGTGCACCGCCGTGTGCGCGAAGTCGGCGTAATCGCCCCCGAAATGCAGGACGATCCGCTTGCGGAGGGGCTCGGCGAAGGCCTGCACCCCCTCGGGCAGGAGCTCCCAGGTGACGTTGGTCTGCTGGAAGTCGGCGTGGCTCCCGTAGAGGATCACGGGAATGCGCCAGGATATGTTGTGTTCGAAATCCTCGGCGAGCCCGATGTAGCCGTCCTCGAGGATCACGGCGGCGCGGGACGCGAGGTCACGGTATCCCTCGGAGAAATGGATGTCGAAATGGGGCGTACGGAGGATCCGCCAGTCGAATTCCTTGTACTGCACCTTGTTCTTGCCGAACCACCACGCCTGGCCGTTCGCCTCCCGGGGAGCAGGCGCAAGGAGCGCGACCGCCAGGACCGCGGCGGCGGCGATTCGTCGTGTCGATCCCATGTGCATCCCTCTTCCGGGCGATCCGTGCCCGTCTCAAAGATAGGCCCGCTCCGGCCGGCCCGGCAAGGGTTTTCGGGGATGGAAGGCCTCGTTCAAACCCCCGGGGCCGCTAGAACTCCCAGCGGAGCTTGATGTCGAGATTGACCTCGTCCGAGCTCCTGCGGCTCTGGCCGGGGAGGACCTTCTCCGAGTGCCTGATGATCTCCGAACGGAGGAGTATCCGCTTGCTGATGCGGTACTCCACCTCGATCTGCCGCGCCGTCGATATGGAGAGCCCCTGCTTGTACTTGACGTAGAGCCCCTCGGAGAGGTACTTGCCGATCGCGACCATCGTCTCCTGTTCGGCCATGCCGTCCGACCCGGCCGTGCCGCGCGACTCGACCTCGATCGTCACCCCCTCCATCTGCGAGTTGAGGATGCGCTCTATGTAGTTCGCGGCGAGATTCTGCGCCGTCGAGAGCGCGTCCCAGCTCGCTCCTTCCCCGCCGCCCGATTCGACGACGCCGCCGCCGAGCATCTTCCAGATATCCGTCTCGCTGTACCCCGGGTCCTCGTGCGTGAGGGTGAGAATGGGTTCGACGTCGTCCTGGAGCCAGGAAAGGACGAGATAGATCCTGCGCCCCTCCGGATCGCGCGTCTCCGCCTCGATGTTCACGACCGGCCGGAAGCTCGCCGCGTGAACGAACCTGAGCGTGCCCGAGGTGACCTGGAACTTGTTGTTGTACACGTTGTAGTATCCGCGCACGAGCTGGAGCTCGCCCCGCAGGTAGGTGCCGCGCCTGTCGTGATGTACCGTGACTTCCCCCTCGAGCTCGACGTTCGCGTCGTCGCTTCGCAGCCAGGTATTTCCCCGGATGTCGAGATCGACCTCCGCGATCCACGAGGAGGCGATCTCCGTCACGCCGCCGTCTCCGCCGAGTTCCCCGAGATCGTAGTAGACCTCGGCGCTGTTGACGACGAGATCGCCCGTCAGGCGCGGAACCATCCGCTCCCCGAGCATGGACGATCCGAGCTCGATCCTGCCCGAGACCAGGGCGATGACGTCGGGGAAGCTCGCCACGAGGAACTCCTCGAGATCGACCGTCAGGTCGTACCGGTGCGGACGCCACCCGTGGAGCGTGATCGTCCCGCGCCCGTCGAACCGGCCCTTCTGCCCCTCCCGCCCGTCGAGACGGTGGACGGTCACCGTCGAATCGCTCAAGGACACGCGCGCGTTCACCCCGGCGAACCGTTCCTCCATGCCGGCGAGGCGGAAAAAGGCGTCGTGCAGCGACATCTCGCCGACGATCACCGGATCGTCCGGCGATCCCCCGATCCGCAACCCGACGGAGAATCGTCCCGAGGCCTCGGCGAGAAGATCGGTCACGCCGATCAGGGTGCCGAGTCGCCCGTCGTCGAAGAAGAGTTCGAGCGCCATGGACCGGTCCGCGTCGACGGCGTAGAACCGTTCGAGGCGCCGAAGGGGGATCGTCCCGTCGAACGAGCCCCCGCCCGCCCCGAGGGCGATCGTCCCGCCGAAGGCCAGACGCCCCTCCTCGATGTGCACCTCGAGTTCGACCTCCGGGACCACGAGGGAGGATATCTCGAGGAGTCGGACCCCTCCGACGAGTCGGATGCGGGGATGCAGCAACGAATCGACGATGGTGGCCCGTCCCGTGAAAACACCGCTCTTGACGGGAAGAGCCGGAGCCAGCGCGAGAAGGGGTCGCAGCTCGAGATCCTCGCAACCGACCTCGAGATCGGCAACGGCGCTGCCGACGTTCCATCCGCCCTCCCCGTCCCTGCCGAGTCCCTCGATCGTTCCGCGGGCCGACAACCCGCCGGAGAGTGAAATGACGGCGAGGGTGTCGAGACGGAGCGTGTTCCCGGAGAACCTGCCGACGAGACGCGCCTCGTCCACCTCGACGGTGTCGATCGTTCCGCCCTCGACGCGCACGTCGAATGCGACGTCCGGCCGGTCGAGGCTGCCGCGCAGCCAGATTTCTCCGCGGGCGCGGCCGTCGATCGGCGTATCGAGGATCCCCGCCCGGTCGAGGAGGGACATTCCGAACCGCTCGAAAAAGATCTCGCCGTCGAGACCGCGAGTCCGGAGATCGAGGACCCCGTCGGCGTAGATCGCGCCGAGCTTCGAGTGCAGCTGGAGATCGTCGAAGACCATCGAGGTGTCGGTGACCGTCACGAGAAACCGGCCGCCGCTCGTCCAGCTCTCGTCCAGCGCGTGCAGCGAGACGTCGCGGAAACGGATCTCGTCGTCGGACCCGCGCCCGGTCACCTCCCCCCTGATATCGCTCTCGACGCCCCTTCTGCGCAGGTAGAGGCGCTTGACGGTCGTCACGTCATGGTAGTAGTCGAGAGAGAGATCGTATCCGTCGAATTCGAGATCGCCGATCGCGAGCGAATCCCCGGCGACGTCGAAGAGCACCCTGTAGGAATCCCTTTTCTCCACGGCGAGCTTGAGCGTGCCCGCGTGGATCGTCGCCCCCTTGTAGGCGAGGTTCCTGCAGGTGCCGTTCATCAGGAGCCGCCACGAATCCAGCGGACCTTCCCAGAGACCGTTCAGGCGCACGTCGGCGCGGTACTCCTCGATGCCGAAATACCCGAAGACGGTGTCTTCCCGGGTTGCTTCGACGTCGATGAAGAGCCGGACCGAATCGCCGCCCGCGATCGATCCGTGGGCGCCGATCCGGTGTCCCGGTCCGACCATCTCGAACCGGTCGGCGAAGAGCGTGTCCCGCGCCCACGAACCGAGAAAGACGCCCTCATCGAAGGGAAGTCCCCGGAAATGCCCGGGGCCGAGCCCGAAGGAGAAGGCGATGTTTCCGGTCTCCGTCTCGTACCGGATGAGCGCGCGGCCGTTGAAGGAGGTCTCGGGAAGCTCGGTATCGCGGACGAACCCGGCAGAGAGATCCAGGTTCTCCACGTCGAGATCGAGATCGAGCGTGCCGGGGGCACTTCTCAGGAAAACGCCCTTTCCGGCTATCCCGGCGCCGTTCAGCACCCCGTCGCAGGACAGGATATCGACCATCCCGGGCACGACGACGACGTCCAGATCGAGTTCGTCGAGGGCGAACCCCGAGAGGATACCGTTGAGCGTCCCGGCGACCCGGATGCTGTCCGGCCGGCCCCGCACGAGAAGGCTGCCCTGGAGTTCCCCGAAGTGCCCCGTCTCCATCCGCAGGGCGAGGGCGATCTCCTCGATGTCGATCGGCTCCGCGTCGATCCGTGCGTCGAAACGCACCGGGTCGAGATCGACCGTGCCCTCGAGCAGGAAGGAGGACTCCTCGAGATCGACCCGGAGATTGTCGAGAAGGATGCGGCTGCCGCGCCCCTCCCCCCCGCCGACGAGGGCGATCCCGCCGCTGAGCGACCGTACTGACACGATCCCCGCCAGGTCCTGCCCGGATCCCCCGTCGAAATGCGCGAC
It encodes:
- a CDS encoding UvrD-helicase domain-containing protein; the encoded protein is MLDELNPRQREAVLATEGYVLVLAGAGSGKTRVLTERIAFLIREKRIPPERILAFTFTNKAAGEMRGRVGRTLKRDLPFWVGTFHATGLRILRREAHHIGFRNSFAIYDEDDSISLIKAVLKKKGLKTDEYPPSSLRGRISSWKNALVTPAAALEAAGDPIEENQARIYERYAAGLAACNAFDFDDLIVRVVELFTAHPKVRQRYARQFKYVLVDEFQDTNRIQMVMIDQLSSLHRNLFVVGDDDQAIYGWRGASIDNILQFDRVYENTTTIRLEENYRSTNSILEAANAVIRHNAGRKGKTLWSKCGRGEPVEIRYDDDEEGEAYAVRETILSLIRGGCRRDEIAVLYRTHAQSRAIENALRRGGLPYQIIGGVRFYERKEIKDLLGYLKLVANPDDDVNFRRVVNVPRRGIGQVTMDRIEREAAGRSLLDTITDPETLDRFPRGQRDRVTIFAALMAKLRLVAARGTAHDVLDAAIEESGYIDHLMEDPKTAQIRQENVDELRVETRRFADASENKSLSAFLEEIALFSDVDALRGEETVALMTLHNSKGLEYRAILVTGLDEGLLPHFASSDDDDELEEERRLFYVGMTRARERLFLFSASNRMRYGSWTDNAPSRFLREIPASLCRVTGLSRGAADSADLFRAVDEVPAPEAPAPGEPAVSRSRYREGRDVWHPTYGKGTITKVEGAGADLKLTVRFVGYGSKKFLANYANFRFTP
- a CDS encoding PD40 domain-containing protein — encoded protein: MGSTRRIAAAAVLAVALLAPAPREANGQAWWFGKNKVQYKEFDWRILRTPHFDIHFSEGYRDLASRAAVILEDGYIGLAEDFEHNISWRIPVILYGSHADFQQTNVTWELLPEGVQAFAEPLRKRIVLHFGGDYADFAHTAVHELIHIFEFDIIYGSLLKSVFSRGLLFRIPLWFAEGISEFYSAGYDEEVEMYMRDATVFDYLPYNLDYASGYMNYKAGQSAIHYIAETYGLRKVKEIMEHLRYQRSMELALRNTIGIGTEQLTKDWKKSLRRLYWPLYADKKEPEEFGRRLTDHIKHHHFMNTKPAFSPDGDWIVYYSDRKGLDAIYLMNALTGKVEKRLLQAQMSTQFESIKSMRSLLSFSPDGGSIAFVAKSNGRDKLFVLSVPGGDITDEIALPIDFFHSPAWSPDGGRIAVVGTDHGQTDIYVYDIGAGTLRQVTDDVEDEKEPRWFPGGDRIAYTRVRRTAVDPVFLPDSLGIERIANIDFFAPENVEHSSGDIWSVDVATGSTRELIATSGDDRSPIVLPGGEEIIFVSDEEGILNLYRGSLRFGSYYRFTDVLGGIQQADYSHEKDRLVFSAFSYAGYDLFMMDSFSDKSKESWSTGNSIVASGTEDEETAASFSPRSGPDAAPETGDVDVARAVPDNDGVPGSPDTAVVAEPDTVSWPSVPGPGAVDERIAKRLRFTGVVRGGLPFDPPDAPGDRRIWPAVSVDEDSEKDIDPDTLEAIRERMRSQVGTVQPYHLKFKPDYIGNGMGLFFSTGYGFGLMNQIAFSDLMGDHHIYVAFNIYRSLEDSDMMLAYHYLRKRIDYSFGIFQFKNYLNSRISSIGETFYDYRYFTERNYGAFGSASFPFSTFTRLDLELQAYISEREFFDYYAYDPSSVSGYVYVPGEKSTRRLVQPALTLVHDSAYFGSFGPVIGTRYMLSVSRGLSFSGDDVSRTTAFADYRKYLPLFYRNYLAFRAIGSVSTGEDRRFFFLGGPLTMRGYDYLQFQGPRMMLFNLEYRYPLIDALVFGWPAQWALTNVGGTLFLDSGAVWGEGRYVEPLPSGIEPTTINDIDFYSDFGIGLYMRLGWLIMNFQFGWPTDFNRTGGSVFHFYLGPQF
- a CDS encoding translocation/assembly module TamB domain-containing protein, encoding MVKRLLKSRLTSALGFLSGIVVAFIAFFLLFVHTDFFASTASRMVSRSLLGGTPFSLRFERITGNPFQGVEFSDVLVRYDGPEFSFDLLRIERMAVRYSPMDLLGGTARIEFLELDKPHLWIKPDSTGAWILPGGGGEGASFAVDAFVIRGGQAIVQEQNRAHVLRGIETAGRLRAGPDSIVAHFDGGSGQDLAGIVSVRSLSGGIALVGGGEGRGSRILLDNLRVDLEESSFLLEGTVDLDPVRFDARIDAEPIDIEEIALALRMETGHFGELQGSLLVRGRPDSIRVAGTLNGILSGFALDELDLDVVVVPGMVDILSCDGVLNGAGIAGKGVFLRSAPGTLDLDLDVENLDLSAGFVRDTELPETSFNGRALIRYETETGNIAFSFGLGPGHFRGLPFDEGVFLGSWARDTLFADRFEMVGPGHRIGAHGSIAGGDSVRLFIDVEATREDTVFGYFGIEEYRADVRLNGLWEGPLDSWRLLMNGTCRNLAYKGATIHAGTLKLAVEKRDSYRVLFDVAGDSLAIGDLEFDGYDLSLDYYHDVTTVKRLYLRRRGVESDIRGEVTGRGSDDEIRFRDVSLHALDESWTSGGRFLVTVTDTSMVFDDLQLHSKLGAIYADGVLDLRTRGLDGEIFFERFGMSLLDRAGILDTPIDGRARGEIWLRGSLDRPDVAFDVRVEGGTIDTVEVDEARLVGRFSGNTLRLDTLAVISLSGGLSARGTIEGLGRDGEGGWNVGSAVADLEVGCEDLELRPLLALAPALPVKSGVFTGRATIVDSLLHPRIRLVGGVRLLEISSLVVPEVELEVHIEEGRLAFGGTIALGAGGGSFDGTIPLRRLERFYAVDADRSMALELFFDDGRLGTLIGVTDLLAEASGRFSVGLRIGGSPDDPVIVGEMSLHDAFFRLAGMEERFAGVNARVSLSDSTVTVHRLDGREGQKGRFDGRGTITLHGWRPHRYDLTVDLEEFLVASFPDVIALVSGRIELGSSMLGERMVPRLTGDLVVNSAEVYYDLGELGGDGGVTEIASSWIAEVDLDIRGNTWLRSDDANVELEGEVTVHHDRRGTYLRGELQLVRGYYNVYNNKFQVTSGTLRFVHAASFRPVVNIEAETRDPEGRRIYLVLSWLQDDVEPILTLTHEDPGYSETDIWKMLGGGVVESGGGEGASWDALSTAQNLAANYIERILNSQMEGVTIEVESRGTAGSDGMAEQETMVAIGKYLSEGLYVKYKQGLSISTARQIEVEYRISKRILLRSEIIRHSEKVLPGQSRRSSDEVNLDIKLRWEF